Proteins encoded within one genomic window of Hevea brasiliensis isolate MT/VB/25A 57/8 chromosome 8, ASM3005281v1, whole genome shotgun sequence:
- the LOC110647903 gene encoding U-box domain-containing protein 14 — MALTEEDPKSKMMGRLIDSVKGICGLPECKNMCRKMHGNLIRRIKLLSPLFEELRDSNEELGEEAINGFELLRIALDSAMGLLKSANEGSKLYQAMQRDKLAHKFCQITEQIEAALSEIPYDKLDLSEEVQEQIELVHAQLRRAKERPDSPDSQLDLDLALAQREKDPDPAVLKRLSEKLELKTISDLKKESLAFHELVISSDGDPGDWLQKVSSILKKLKDYVQMENPEADNSESENGLIKHRSPVIPDDFRCPISLELMKDPVIVSTGQTYERLCIQKWLDAGHKTCPKTQQTLSHTALTPNYVLKSLIALWCENNGVELPKHQGSCRNKKVGSSVSDCDRIAIVALLEKLANGNLEQQRAAAGELRLLAKRNADNRVCIAEAGAIPLLVELLSSTDPRTQEHAVTALLNLSINDSNKGTIVKVGAIPDIVDVLRNGSMEARENAAATLFSLSVIDENKVSIGAAGAIPALIDLLREGTPRGKKDAATAIFNLSIYQGNKARAVRAGIVPPLMQLLKDAGGGMVDEALAILAILASHQEGKVAIGQAEPIPVLMEVIRTGSPRNRENAAAVLWSLCAGDSQQLKLAKECGAEEALKELSDNGTDRAKRKAGSLLELIQRDDGVVNQSCL, encoded by the exons ATGGCTCTAACGGAGGAGGATCCAAAATCCAAGATGATGGGTCGACTCATTGACTCAGTGAAGGGGATTTGTGGGTTACCTGAATGTAAAAATATGTGCAGGAAGATGCATGGGAATTTGATTCGTAGAATCAAGCTCTTGAGCCCTTTGTTTGAGGAGTTAAGAGATAGCAATGAAGAGCTAGGCGAAGAAGCAATTAATGGCTTTGAGTTATTGAGAATTGCTTTAGATTCGGCCATGGGACTTCTCAAATCGGCCAATGAGGGAAGCAAGTTGTATCAG GCCATGCAAAGGGACAAGTTAGCACATAAGTTTTGCCAAATTACGGAACAAATTGAAGCAGCATTAAGTGAGATTCCTTATGATAAACTTGATTTATCAGAGGAAGTTCAAGAACAG ATTGAACTTGTGCATGCTCAACTCAGAAGGGCTAAAGAAAGACCAGACTCCCCTGATTCACAACTAGACCttgatttagccttagcacagaGAGAAAAAGACCCTGATCCTGCAGTATTGAAGAGGCTTTCTGAAAAGCTGGAACTCAAGACTATCAGTGATTTAAAGAAAGAGTCTCTTGCTTTCCATGAGTTGGTTATCTCAAGTGATGGTGATCCAGGAGACTGGTTGCAGAAGGTGTCATCCATCCTCAAGAAATTAAAAGATTATGTTCAAATGGAAAACCCTGAAGCTGATAATTCTGAGTCCGAAAATGGTTTAATTAAGCACCGTTCTCCTGTTATTCCGGATGATTTCCGCTGCCCAATATCTCTAGAACTGATGAAAGATCCAGTGATAGTCTCTACTGGGCAG ACCTATGAAAGATTATGCATCCAAAAATGGCTGGATGCAGGACACAAGACTTGCCCAAAAACACAACAGACTCTGTCGCATACTGCACTAACACCTAACTATGTTTTGAAGAGTTTGATTGCTTTGTGGTGTGAAAACAATGGTGTTGAGCTGCCGAAACACCAAGGGTCTTGTAGAAACAAAAAAGTTGGAAGCAGTGTTTCTGACTGTGATCGAATTGCTATTGTTGCCTTGTTAGAGAAATTGGCAAATGGGAATCTAGAACAACAAAGAGCAGCTGCTGGAGAGCTTCGTTTACTGGCGAAGAGGAACGCGGATAACAGAGTATGCATTGCAGAAGCAGGAGCCATTCCACTTCTTGTAGAGCTTTTATCCTCCACAGATCCTCGTACACAAGAGCATGCTGTTACAGCGCTTTTAAACCTTTCCATAAATGATAGTAACAAGGGAACCATTGTTAAAGTGGGAGCTATACCTGATATAGTAGACGTGTTAAGAAATGGAAGCATGGAGGCAAGGGAAAATGCAGCTGCAACCCTTTTCAGTTTATCCGTTATTGATGAGAATAAGGTGTCAATAGGAGCAGCTGGGGCCATCCCAGCACTTATAGATTTGCTCCGCGAGGGGACTCCAAGAGGAAAGAAGGATGCTGCCACTGCTATTTTTAATCTTTCAATTTATCAGGGAAACAAGGCAAGAGCTGTAAGGGCTGGTATTGTGCCACCTCTGATGCAGTTGCTCAAGGATGCTGGAGGTGGAATGGTTGACGAGGCATTGGCAATTCTTGCTATTCTTGCAAGCCATCAAGAAGGGAAGGTAGCAATTGGACAGGCTGAGCCAATTCCTGTTCTGATGGAGGTCATTAGGACCGGTTCTCCACGCAACCGTGAGAATGCTGCAGCTGTCCTGTGGTCACTATGTGCTGGTGATTCACAGCAGTTGAAGTTAGCAAAGGAGTGTGGTGCAGAAGAAGCACTAAAGGAACTGTCAGACAATGGCACTGATAGGGCCAAGAGAAAAGCTGGAAGCTTATTAGAGCTCATTCAACGAGATGATGGGGTGGTTAATCAAAGTTGTCTCTGA